One Alkalicoccus halolimnae DNA segment encodes these proteins:
- a CDS encoding glycerol-3-phosphate dehydrogenase/oxidase codes for MAKPFSALQREKYLKKMSQTELDVLVIGGGITGAGIALDAVTRGLKTGLVEMQDFAAGTSSRSTKLVHGGLRYLKQLEFKIVKETGQERAIVYENAPHVTKPEWMLLPIVKGGTYGKAATSVGLKVYDTLAGVNKHERRQMLSREQTLEKEPLLRDDDSLKGGGYYVEYKTDDARLTLETLKEAVYRGATAVNYAKAEHLIYENGKVVGARITDRRTGETHDIRAKHVVNAAGPWVDELREKDGSKQGKYLYLTKGVHIVVDQSKFPLKQAVYFDTEDDGRMVFAIPRGKKAYIGTTDTHYVDDIATPRMTEADMDYLIKAANYMFTTQKITREDVESSWSGLRPLIHEEGKKASEISRKDETFISETGLISIAGGKLTGYRKMAERIIDRIVKEEGIKKKCVTHKIKLSGGEVGGSQKLTSFVKNAAEIGVSLGLSAEEAEHLANLYGSNVTRVFEILETQGEEAKNYGLSPGVFASLVYGIEEEMVYSPIDFLNRRTSALFFDIDYVQKYKDGVIRYMAGRFNWTSAEIDSHITMLEEEIYFAKNPVATKEKN; via the coding sequence ATGGCAAAACCGTTCTCGGCACTACAAAGAGAAAAATACTTAAAGAAAATGAGCCAGACTGAACTGGATGTCCTCGTAATAGGAGGGGGGATAACGGGAGCAGGTATTGCGCTGGATGCGGTAACGAGAGGTCTGAAAACAGGACTTGTAGAGATGCAGGATTTTGCTGCCGGAACTTCCAGCCGTTCAACAAAACTTGTCCATGGCGGGCTCCGCTATTTAAAACAGCTGGAATTTAAAATTGTAAAAGAAACCGGACAGGAACGGGCAATTGTTTATGAAAATGCTCCGCATGTGACCAAACCGGAGTGGATGCTGCTTCCTATTGTAAAAGGAGGAACATACGGCAAAGCTGCTACGTCAGTAGGTCTCAAAGTTTATGATACGCTTGCCGGTGTAAATAAGCATGAGCGCCGTCAAATGCTGAGTAGAGAACAGACGCTTGAAAAAGAACCGCTGCTCAGAGACGATGACAGCTTAAAAGGCGGCGGTTACTATGTTGAATATAAAACTGATGATGCACGTCTGACGCTGGAAACTTTAAAAGAAGCCGTTTACCGTGGAGCCACCGCTGTAAACTATGCGAAAGCAGAGCATTTGATTTATGAAAACGGCAAAGTGGTTGGTGCTCGTATTACTGACAGACGAACAGGCGAAACACACGATATCCGTGCAAAACATGTAGTAAATGCGGCAGGTCCCTGGGTCGATGAACTGAGAGAAAAGGATGGGTCCAAACAGGGGAAATATTTATATTTAACAAAAGGTGTTCACATTGTTGTTGATCAGTCCAAGTTTCCGCTTAAACAGGCCGTTTATTTTGATACGGAAGATGACGGGCGGATGGTCTTTGCTATTCCAAGAGGAAAAAAAGCATATATAGGTACGACGGACACCCATTATGTAGATGACATTGCTACACCCAGAATGACGGAAGCGGACATGGATTATTTAATCAAGGCGGCCAATTACATGTTTACGACACAAAAGATTACCCGAGAAGATGTAGAGTCAAGCTGGAGCGGCCTCCGCCCATTAATCCATGAAGAAGGAAAGAAAGCTTCTGAAATATCCAGAAAAGATGAAACGTTCATCTCGGAAACGGGTCTTATCTCCATTGCAGGAGGAAAATTGACGGGTTACCGAAAAATGGCAGAACGTATAATAGACAGAATCGTTAAGGAAGAGGGAATAAAAAAGAAATGCGTGACACATAAGATTAAACTTTCCGGAGGGGAAGTTGGAGGTTCACAAAAACTGACTTCCTTTGTTAAAAATGCCGCGGAAATAGGAGTAAGTCTTGGTCTTAGTGCAGAAGAAGCTGAACACCTGGCTAATTTATATGGTTCGAACGTAACGAGAGTATTCGAAATTTTAGAAACTCAAGGTGAAGAGGCTAAAAATTACGGTCTTTCCCCCGGCGTATTTGCTTCTCTTGTTTACGGAATTGAAGAAGAAATGGTTTATTCTCCGATAGATTTTCTGAACCGCCGGACAAGTGCTCTTTTCTTTGATATCGATTACGTTCAAAAATATAAGGATGGGGTAATCAGATACATGGCAGGAAGATTTAATTGGACCTCTGCAGAGATTGACTCACACATTACTATGTTGGAAGAAGAAATTTACTTTGCTAAAAACCCTGTTGCTACAAAAGAGAAAAATTAA
- a CDS encoding phospho-sugar mutase translates to MEWKAQYEKWKSKLNLDASIAEELKKSEGNESLLEDSFYKTLEFGTGGMRGEIGPGTNRMNIYTIRKGAQGLADFIAEAGEEAKKKGVVIAYDNRRMSKEFSLETALTLGANGVKTYLFKELRPTPELSYAVRRLGTFSGVMVTASHNPPEYNGFKAYGEDGAQLIPEDADRLIEKVNAVEDELEVKTAEADDLEKQGLLEWVLEDIDEAYIKEMESITLDRKLIEEHGSNLSIVFTPLHGTATVPMQRSLKNAGFTNVHTVTEQAVPDTEFSTVRSPNPEEADAFELAVKLGNEKNADLLIATDPDADRIGLVVRNDQGEFTVLSGNQTGALLLDYLLTKKQEKQELPDNGIVIKTIVTSELGREIAESFGMSTLDVLTGFKFIGEKIREYETTKAHTFLFGYEESYGYLIEPFARDKDAIQPAVLAAEMTAFYKSKGMTLYEGLQNLYKKYGFFYEDLASFTFKGKEGAEKIQRIMNVFRDSVEQGELPDNVTFVEDYLRSTRTFMDGRDKEKIDLPQSNVLKLFLNDGSWYCLRPSGTEPKIKCYFGVNGKTSEEASSKLMEVKKEVLAKLEAI, encoded by the coding sequence ATGGAATGGAAAGCTCAATACGAAAAGTGGAAATCGAAACTGAATCTAGACGCGTCCATTGCCGAGGAGCTTAAAAAGTCCGAGGGGAACGAATCCCTTCTGGAAGACAGCTTTTATAAAACGCTGGAATTTGGGACAGGCGGTATGCGCGGCGAAATAGGTCCCGGCACCAACAGGATGAATATCTATACTATTCGTAAAGGAGCACAGGGCCTCGCAGACTTTATAGCAGAAGCAGGGGAAGAAGCGAAGAAAAAAGGGGTGGTTATCGCCTATGATAACCGCCGTATGTCAAAAGAATTTTCTCTTGAAACAGCTCTTACTCTCGGGGCAAATGGTGTAAAAACCTATTTATTTAAAGAACTGCGCCCGACACCTGAGCTTTCCTACGCGGTTCGCAGGCTTGGAACTTTTTCCGGGGTTATGGTTACGGCAAGTCATAATCCTCCGGAATATAATGGGTTTAAAGCTTATGGAGAGGATGGTGCCCAGCTTATTCCCGAAGATGCAGACCGGCTGATCGAAAAAGTGAATGCTGTAGAAGATGAACTGGAAGTTAAAACGGCTGAAGCTGATGACCTCGAAAAGCAAGGCTTGCTGGAGTGGGTACTTGAAGATATTGATGAGGCTTATATTAAGGAAATGGAAAGTATTACTCTCGACAGAAAGCTGATAGAAGAGCACGGGAGCAATCTTTCCATTGTTTTTACTCCTCTTCACGGGACTGCAACTGTTCCTATGCAGCGAAGCTTAAAAAATGCAGGGTTTACGAATGTTCATACTGTAACTGAACAGGCAGTGCCGGATACGGAGTTTTCAACAGTTCGTTCCCCAAATCCGGAGGAAGCAGACGCTTTTGAACTGGCAGTAAAGCTCGGAAATGAAAAAAACGCCGATCTTTTGATAGCTACAGATCCCGATGCCGATAGAATTGGACTGGTCGTCCGAAATGATCAGGGTGAATTTACGGTCCTCTCAGGTAATCAGACAGGAGCACTGCTTTTGGATTACCTTCTCACAAAAAAACAGGAGAAGCAGGAGCTTCCGGATAATGGAATCGTAATTAAAACAATTGTAACGTCTGAACTTGGACGGGAAATTGCAGAATCCTTTGGAATGAGTACTCTCGATGTATTAACCGGATTCAAATTTATCGGGGAGAAAATCCGCGAGTATGAAACTACAAAAGCCCATACGTTTCTATTCGGATATGAGGAAAGCTACGGTTACTTAATTGAGCCGTTTGCCCGTGATAAAGATGCAATTCAGCCTGCGGTCCTTGCTGCAGAAATGACTGCCTTTTACAAATCAAAAGGGATGACTCTTTACGAAGGTCTTCAGAATCTTTATAAAAAATACGGTTTCTTTTATGAAGATCTGGCCTCTTTTACTTTTAAAGGAAAAGAAGGAGCCGAAAAAATTCAGCGGATTATGAATGTATTTCGCGATAGCGTGGAACAGGGGGAACTCCCTGATAATGTTACCTTTGTGGAAGATTATCTTCGTTCAACGAGAACTTTTATGGATGGCAGAGATAAAGAAAAAATCGACCTTCCCCAGTCCAACGTTTTAAAATTATTTTTAAATGATGGTTCCTGGTACTGCCTGCGTCCTTCAGGAACAGAACCAAAAATTAAGTGTTATTTTGGAGTGAACGGAAAAACTTCTGAAGAAGCTTCTTCAAAACTTATGGAAGTAAAAAAAGAAGTACTAGCAAAGCTGGAAGCTATATAA
- a CDS encoding aspartyl-phosphate phosphatase Spo0E family protein: MSWNNELIKQMEHKRNLMVITANKYGYTSAETIQYSQELDRLMNIYRCVSKYDYSERLWEKQALKN; encoded by the coding sequence ATGAGTTGGAATAATGAGCTTATAAAGCAGATGGAACATAAGAGAAATCTCATGGTTATAACAGCAAACAAATATGGATATACTTCTGCAGAAACTATTCAGTACAGTCAGGAACTCGACAGATTAATGAATATTTATAGGTGTGTATCAAAGTATGATTACTCAGAACGCTTATGGGAAAAGCAGGCTCTCAAAAATTAA
- a CDS encoding DMT family transporter: MSLHPYFLITLAMLFFSGNFIAGKAFEGIIDPITLAFFRAFLGSIVLIPLCFKEIVRNMPLWKREWKALTSLSLSGIVLFNVSLYAAVNYTSTINASIVDALTPAVAAVLGYILLKERLHIMQNFGVLFSFLGVLWIITEGRPALLLQLSVNIGDVIMFAGVCCWAVYSIVIKRHSYKFPPVAGLTVTMIIGWLMLLPFTLAEVFLIGFPALTSSSVAGGLLYIGIFPSAIALLLWYKGVGEVGPSKASVFFNLVPLFTTLMAVIFLGENFTVHQFSGGAAVLIGVYFAAGRKY, from the coding sequence ATGTCTCTTCATCCATATTTTTTGATAACGCTTGCGATGCTTTTTTTCTCAGGTAATTTTATTGCAGGCAAAGCATTTGAAGGTATTATTGATCCAATAACTCTTGCATTTTTCCGGGCATTCTTAGGCAGCATTGTGCTTATTCCTCTCTGTTTCAAGGAAATTGTCAGGAATATGCCGCTCTGGAAACGTGAATGGAAAGCTTTAACGTCTCTGTCTTTGAGCGGTATTGTTCTATTTAATGTCTCTTTATATGCCGCTGTTAATTACACAAGCACGATTAATGCTTCCATAGTAGATGCACTTACACCTGCGGTTGCCGCAGTTCTTGGCTACATTTTGTTAAAAGAAAGACTCCATATCATGCAGAATTTCGGAGTGCTTTTTTCATTCCTCGGAGTACTATGGATAATTACGGAAGGACGTCCTGCTCTCCTGCTTCAATTATCTGTTAATATCGGCGATGTCATAATGTTTGCCGGGGTATGCTGCTGGGCAGTCTATTCTATCGTTATAAAACGGCACAGTTACAAATTTCCTCCTGTAGCAGGACTGACTGTAACAATGATAATTGGATGGTTAATGCTGCTCCCCTTTACACTCGCAGAAGTTTTTCTCATCGGTTTTCCAGCTCTTACGAGCTCTTCCGTAGCAGGTGGACTGCTTTATATAGGGATTTTCCCTTCTGCGATTGCTCTGCTCCTATGGTATAAGGGAGTAGGAGAAGTTGGTCCTTCGAAGGCCTCTGTATTTTTTAATTTAGTTCCTCTTTTTACTACATTGATGGCAGTAATTTTTTTAGGAGAAAATTTTACTGTCCATCAATTCTCAGGAGGGGCCGCCGTATTAATCGGAGTTTATTTTGCTGCAGGGCGTAAATATTAA
- a CDS encoding P-II family nitrogen regulator — MSILRKDHKLLVTIVKKGRAKKVMKAAKDAGSEGGTIMLGTGVGIHEKKQIFGIDAIHEKELILTLIPEDILADVVKEVSEAAKLNEPGKGIGFIIDIKKTIGISHMEYEEIEKEDLDMMTDDVTHKGFDLIITIVNKGESGKVIDASNRGGAEGGTVMSGRGSGIHEKAKLFSIQIEPEKDVVLTLIKRSQTRDVLKAIEEDVKINEPGKGISFVLPVEETVGIHHLLEETETKE; from the coding sequence ATGAGCATACTTCGCAAAGATCATAAATTACTCGTTACAATTGTAAAAAAAGGCCGTGCAAAAAAAGTAATGAAAGCGGCGAAAGATGCAGGATCTGAGGGTGGCACGATCATGCTCGGAACCGGAGTAGGCATTCACGAAAAAAAGCAGATATTCGGTATTGATGCCATTCATGAAAAAGAATTAATTCTAACTTTGATTCCGGAAGACATTCTGGCCGACGTTGTAAAAGAAGTTTCAGAAGCCGCCAAACTGAACGAGCCGGGGAAAGGTATAGGTTTTATAATAGATATAAAGAAAACCATCGGGATTTCTCATATGGAATATGAAGAAATTGAAAAGGAGGATCTGGATATGATGACAGATGACGTAACACATAAAGGGTTTGACTTAATTATTACTATAGTAAACAAGGGGGAATCCGGAAAAGTAATTGACGCTTCAAACCGCGGAGGTGCAGAGGGCGGCACCGTAATGAGCGGAAGAGGCAGCGGAATTCATGAAAAAGCAAAGTTGTTTTCTATCCAGATTGAACCGGAAAAAGACGTGGTTTTAACATTAATTAAACGCAGTCAGACGCGTGATGTTCTGAAAGCAATTGAAGAAGACGTGAAAATAAATGAGCCTGGTAAAGGTATTTCTTTCGTCCTTCCAGTCGAAGAAACCGTTGGTATTCACCACCTCCTCGAAGAAACCGAAACTAAAGAGTAG
- a CDS encoding DUF1538 domain-containing protein has protein sequence MIMDLFDGIGHVIYEVALAVIPLLIFFLIFQIFFLDLDKQRLKNIFVGLIFTFLGLVLFLQGVEVGFFPAGEAIGELLGQRDNTIILLPILGFIFGLVATFAEPAIRILNYEVEKVTAGSISKNVMLLTLSLGVGVSIALAMIRIVMGFPLWYLIVPGYALAFILVFISSDRFVSIAFDAGGVATGPMTVTFIMAIAVGVAEVTEGRDPLLDGFGMIALVALTPILAVLILGLLFKWKERSNT, from the coding sequence ATGATAATGGACTTGTTTGATGGGATAGGCCATGTGATATACGAAGTAGCTCTGGCAGTAATTCCTTTACTGATTTTCTTTCTTATTTTTCAAATTTTCTTTTTAGACCTGGATAAACAAAGACTAAAAAACATATTTGTTGGACTGATTTTTACATTTCTAGGGCTTGTACTTTTTCTCCAAGGTGTCGAAGTAGGTTTCTTTCCCGCGGGCGAAGCTATTGGGGAACTGCTCGGCCAGCGTGATAACACAATTATCCTTCTTCCCATCCTCGGTTTTATATTTGGCTTAGTAGCAACTTTTGCTGAACCGGCAATAAGAATACTTAACTATGAAGTAGAAAAAGTAACTGCTGGTTCGATATCAAAAAACGTAATGCTTCTTACGCTTTCTCTCGGAGTCGGGGTGTCTATTGCCCTGGCAATGATCAGAATAGTAATGGGATTTCCTCTTTGGTATTTAATCGTGCCAGGATATGCTCTTGCTTTTATTCTTGTATTTATTTCCAGCGATCGATTCGTTTCTATTGCTTTTGATGCTGGAGGGGTAGCTACCGGTCCTATGACGGTAACTTTCATTATGGCTATTGCGGTAGGTGTTGCGGAAGTAACAGAAGGAAGGGATCCTCTATTAGACGGCTTCGGAATGATTGCTCTTGTAGCATTGACCCCTATCCTCGCTGTGCTTATACTTGGTTTGTTATTTAAATGGAAGGAGCGGTCCAATACATGA
- a CDS encoding DUF1538 domain-containing protein — MSDIFDQLKEVVMAILPLAVVIIILQYTLIGLPPDLFFRFIAGVVMVGLGLFLFLVGVHIGLLPIGELIGSTLPKTNKIWLILSVGFVLGVVVTIAEPDVRVLASQIDDVSGGEIPNLVLVYSVALGVGFFVMTAMARTVFNIPLKWLLAGGYSIVGLLALFTPATFIPISFDAGGVTTGPMTVPFILALGVGVASVLRGKSSTSDGFGLVALASIGPILAVMVLGVIYG; from the coding sequence ATGAGTGATATTTTTGATCAGTTAAAAGAAGTAGTAATGGCTATACTTCCTTTGGCAGTCGTGATTATAATTCTTCAATACACTTTAATCGGCCTGCCTCCTGATCTGTTTTTCCGCTTTATTGCTGGAGTTGTTATGGTTGGATTAGGGCTTTTTCTTTTTCTGGTTGGTGTACATATTGGTCTGCTCCCTATCGGTGAACTAATAGGTTCCACTCTTCCTAAAACAAACAAAATCTGGCTTATCTTGTCGGTTGGTTTTGTTCTTGGAGTTGTAGTTACAATCGCAGAACCCGATGTAAGAGTTCTCGCATCGCAGATTGACGATGTTTCCGGAGGGGAGATACCTAATCTTGTGCTCGTTTATTCGGTAGCTCTTGGTGTCGGCTTTTTTGTAATGACAGCTATGGCAAGAACTGTTTTCAACATTCCGTTAAAATGGCTGCTCGCAGGCGGGTACTCTATAGTAGGTCTGCTCGCACTTTTTACGCCCGCCACATTTATACCGATTTCTTTTGATGCCGGGGGCGTGACGACAGGACCGATGACCGTGCCTTTCATTCTGGCACTAGGAGTGGGAGTAGCATCCGTGCTTAGAGGAAAATCATCAACAAGTGACGGCTTCGGCCTCGTCGCGCTGGCTTCCATCGGTCCTATTCTTGCCGTTATGGTGCTGGGAGTGATATACGGATGA
- a CDS encoding peptide chain release factor 3 — protein sequence MQEKPRKTFAIISHPDAGKTTLTEKVLLLGGSIRSAGTVKGKKSGKYATSDWMEIEKQRGISVTSSVMQLHYDDTQINILDTPGHQDFSEDTYRTLTAVDTAVMVIDCVKGIEAQTLKLFRVCRMRGIPILTFINKLDREGKEPLDLLEEIEETLDMETYPMNWPIGMGKRLKGIYSMSDKTVEVFDSDHERKVIPFEQADMLENYEKQNLQEDISLLEEAGNEFSSKKVQEGQMTPVFFGSALANFGVQSFLDQFVDLAADPQPRKASGELIPPESPDFSGFIFKIQANMNPNHRDRIAFLRVCSGSFDRGMEVKMSRTGKKLKLSQSHSFFASDRETVESAKPGDIVGLYDSGSFQVGDTLCTGSKLIQYEEMPQFPPEKFAKVSAKNALKHKQYHKGMQQLVQEGTIQLYKTPYFEDYIIGAVGELQFQVFEYRMKNEYNVDIEFQHMSHELARWVTKGSVDESMTDSRKMLVLDQQKRPVLLFENDFALRWFRDKHTDIELASGWEILE from the coding sequence ATGCAGGAAAAACCGAGAAAAACATTTGCAATTATTTCCCATCCGGACGCTGGTAAAACGACGCTCACTGAAAAGGTTCTCCTTCTAGGAGGAAGCATACGCAGCGCCGGAACCGTAAAAGGGAAAAAGTCCGGAAAATATGCAACTTCAGACTGGATGGAGATCGAAAAACAGCGCGGTATTTCAGTTACATCCAGTGTCATGCAGCTTCATTACGATGATACACAAATCAACATTCTCGACACACCTGGACACCAGGACTTTAGTGAAGATACGTACCGTACTTTAACAGCAGTAGATACAGCGGTAATGGTGATTGACTGTGTAAAAGGGATTGAAGCACAGACACTTAAATTATTCCGGGTCTGCCGAATGCGGGGAATTCCAATCCTCACTTTTATAAATAAGCTTGATCGTGAAGGTAAGGAACCGCTCGATCTGCTTGAAGAAATTGAAGAGACACTTGATATGGAAACCTATCCGATGAACTGGCCAATTGGAATGGGCAAACGTCTGAAAGGCATTTACAGCATGTCCGATAAAACAGTGGAAGTGTTTGATAGTGATCATGAAAGAAAAGTAATTCCATTTGAACAGGCTGACATGCTCGAGAATTATGAAAAACAGAACCTTCAGGAAGATATCTCCCTCCTCGAAGAAGCAGGCAATGAATTTTCCAGTAAAAAGGTTCAGGAAGGTCAGATGACCCCAGTATTTTTTGGGAGCGCCCTGGCTAATTTCGGAGTGCAGTCATTTCTTGATCAGTTCGTAGACCTTGCAGCTGATCCACAACCGAGGAAAGCTTCAGGTGAATTAATCCCGCCGGAGTCTCCTGATTTCAGCGGCTTTATTTTTAAAATTCAGGCCAACATGAACCCTAACCACCGGGATCGTATTGCTTTTCTTCGCGTCTGTTCCGGATCCTTTGACAGAGGGATGGAAGTTAAAATGTCCCGAACCGGCAAAAAATTGAAATTGAGCCAATCACATTCCTTCTTTGCCTCGGATCGTGAAACTGTGGAGTCTGCCAAGCCCGGAGACATTGTTGGTTTATACGATTCAGGCAGCTTCCAGGTCGGCGATACATTATGTACCGGTTCGAAATTAATTCAATACGAAGAAATGCCGCAGTTCCCTCCTGAGAAATTCGCAAAAGTCAGCGCAAAAAATGCCCTGAAACATAAGCAGTATCATAAAGGGATGCAGCAGCTTGTACAGGAAGGAACGATACAGCTCTATAAAACACCTTATTTTGAGGATTATATTATTGGTGCGGTTGGTGAGCTGCAGTTCCAGGTGTTTGAGTACCGTATGAAGAATGAGTACAATGTGGATATTGAGTTCCAGCACATGTCTCATGAGCTCGCCCGCTGGGTCACGAAAGGCTCAGTAGACGAAAGTATGACGGACAGCCGTAAAATGCTCGTGCTGGATCAGCAGAAGCGTCCGGTGCTGCTTTTTGAAAACGACTTTGCTCTGCGCTGGTTCAGGGATAAGCACACCGATATAGAGCTTGCAAGCGGGTGGGAAATTTTAGAGTAG
- the leuD gene encoding 3-isopropylmalate dehydratase small subunit produces the protein MEPIRQHEGLVYPLNRSNVDTDQIIPKQFLKRIERQGFGQFLFYNWRFNDNDEPREDFSLNDKQYKGASILVAGENFGCGSSREHAPWSLQDFGFRVIIAPSFADIFYSNCSKNGILPIQLDGTEVQELMKKASHAGYRLTADLETQKVYDNDGFEASFQITSYMREMLLNGWDEISVTLTQEDKITEFEAKRS, from the coding sequence ATGGAACCTATCCGTCAGCATGAAGGGCTCGTTTACCCACTTAACCGTTCTAACGTAGACACAGACCAGATAATTCCTAAACAGTTTTTAAAACGTATAGAACGCCAGGGCTTTGGGCAGTTTTTATTCTATAACTGGCGTTTTAATGATAACGATGAACCACGGGAAGATTTTTCACTGAACGATAAACAGTATAAAGGAGCTTCCATACTTGTAGCCGGTGAAAATTTCGGGTGCGGCTCCTCCAGGGAACATGCTCCCTGGTCTTTACAGGACTTCGGATTCCGAGTCATTATTGCACCCAGTTTTGCTGATATTTTTTACAGCAACTGTTCAAAAAATGGTATTCTTCCGATACAGCTCGATGGAACGGAAGTTCAGGAGTTAATGAAAAAAGCCTCCCATGCCGGATATCGTCTGACAGCAGATCTTGAAACCCAGAAAGTGTATGATAACGATGGTTTTGAGGCTTCCTTCCAAATTACTTCTTATATGAGGGAAATGCTTTTAAACGGCTGGGATGAGATTTCGGTCACGTTAACCCAGGAAGATAAAATTACTGAATTCGAAGCAAAACGTTCATAA
- the leuC gene encoding 3-isopropylmalate dehydratase large subunit, translated as MSQPKTIVDKIWADHLVHQENNKPDLLYIDLHLIHEVTSPQAFEGLRMQNRKVRRPDLTFATMDHNVPTIARHFISDPVSRKQMETLYDNCQEFNITLADINHPDQGIVHVIGPELGLTQPGKTIVCGDSHTSTHGAFGALAFGIGTSEVEHVLATQSIWQTPPKTMNVKVNGRLSPSITSKDLILAIIGKFGVRFGTGYVLEYTGEAIRDLTMEERMTICNMSIEAGARAGLISPDKTTFDYLEGRRHVPQGEAFDEAVAYWSSLATDPGAEYDAVVEIDADEVEPQVTWGINPGMCLPVSGQIPSPEDAKNDAEQEEIERALEYMGLKAGQPISSVEIQHVFIGSCTNSRLSDLERASKIIEGRKVHPGVRALVVPGSQTVKKAAEEKGLDKIFIEAGFEWREAGCSMCLAMNDDIVPPGERCASTSNRNFEGRQGNGARTHLVAPEMAAAAAVEGRFVDVRNFSSTPV; from the coding sequence ATGTCACAACCAAAAACGATAGTTGACAAAATCTGGGCTGATCATCTGGTTCATCAGGAAAATAATAAACCCGATCTTCTTTATATTGATCTGCACCTTATTCATGAGGTTACTTCCCCTCAAGCTTTCGAAGGTCTGCGGATGCAAAATCGGAAAGTCAGACGGCCCGATTTAACCTTTGCGACGATGGATCACAACGTTCCAACAATTGCGAGACATTTCATCAGTGACCCGGTATCCCGAAAGCAGATGGAAACACTCTATGATAACTGTCAGGAGTTCAATATTACTCTCGCAGATATCAATCATCCTGATCAGGGGATTGTTCATGTCATTGGTCCGGAACTCGGTTTAACGCAGCCGGGCAAAACAATTGTCTGCGGGGACAGCCACACCTCTACCCATGGTGCTTTCGGGGCGCTGGCTTTCGGAATCGGCACAAGTGAAGTGGAACATGTGCTTGCCACTCAGTCTATTTGGCAGACCCCTCCTAAAACGATGAACGTAAAAGTTAATGGCCGCCTCTCTCCTTCCATAACATCGAAAGATTTAATACTTGCTATTATAGGTAAATTTGGAGTAAGGTTCGGTACCGGGTATGTTCTGGAATACACGGGTGAAGCTATCCGTGATTTGACAATGGAAGAACGGATGACGATCTGTAATATGTCTATTGAAGCAGGAGCCAGAGCCGGACTTATCAGCCCCGACAAAACTACGTTCGATTATCTTGAAGGACGCCGCCATGTTCCACAAGGAGAAGCTTTCGATGAAGCGGTTGCCTACTGGAGTTCACTCGCAACTGATCCTGGAGCAGAGTATGATGCTGTAGTGGAAATTGATGCAGATGAAGTAGAGCCTCAGGTAACGTGGGGTATTAATCCTGGCATGTGCCTGCCTGTAAGTGGACAAATCCCGTCTCCGGAAGATGCCAAAAACGACGCTGAACAGGAAGAAATTGAGAGAGCACTTGAATATATGGGCCTGAAAGCCGGACAGCCTATCTCTTCCGTGGAAATACAGCATGTGTTTATCGGATCCTGCACCAATTCAAGATTAAGCGACTTGGAAAGAGCTTCCAAAATTATTGAGGGACGTAAAGTCCATCCAGGGGTGCGCGCCCTTGTCGTCCCCGGTTCGCAGACTGTAAAAAAAGCAGCGGAAGAAAAAGGACTGGATAAAATCTTCATTGAAGCAGGGTTTGAATGGCGTGAAGCAGGCTGCTCAATGTGTCTTGCCATGAACGATGATATTGTCCCTCCCGGTGAACGCTGCGCTTCCACTTCAAACCGGAACTTTGAAGGCAGACAGGGCAATGGTGCCCGCACCCACCTCGTTGCTCCCGAAATGGCAGCGGCGGCAGCTGTCGAAGGCCGCTTTGTAGATGTAAGAAACTTCTCCTCAACGCCGGTATAA